In one window of Streptomyces sp. FXJ1.172 DNA:
- a CDS encoding CDP-alcohol phosphatidyltransferase family protein: MSRPSVAELRPVVHPAGVKDRRSGEHWMGRLYMREVSLRVDRYLVGTRVTPNQLTYLMTVFGVLAAPALLVPGIWGAVLGVVCVQLYLLLDCVDGEIARWKQQYSLNGVYLDRVGAYLTDAAVLTGFGLRAADLWGSGRIDWLWAFLGTLAALGAILIKAETDLVGVARHQAGKPPVQEAAAEMRTSGMALARRAAAALKFHRLILGIEASLLILVLAIADQARGDLFFSRLGVAVLAGIALLQTLLHLVSILASSRLK, encoded by the coding sequence ATGTCAAGGCCATCGGTAGCTGAACTCCGTCCGGTCGTCCACCCCGCCGGGGTGAAGGACCGGCGCAGCGGTGAGCACTGGATGGGACGCCTCTACATGCGTGAGGTGTCCCTGCGGGTCGACCGCTACCTGGTGGGCACCAGGGTCACGCCCAACCAGCTCACGTACCTGATGACCGTCTTCGGCGTGCTCGCGGCCCCGGCCCTGCTGGTGCCGGGGATCTGGGGCGCCGTGCTCGGCGTGGTCTGCGTCCAGCTGTACCTGCTGCTGGACTGCGTCGACGGCGAGATCGCGCGCTGGAAGCAGCAGTACTCGCTGAACGGCGTCTACCTGGACCGGGTCGGCGCCTACCTGACCGACGCCGCGGTGCTCACCGGCTTCGGGCTGCGCGCCGCCGACCTGTGGGGCAGCGGCCGTATCGACTGGCTGTGGGCCTTCCTCGGCACGCTGGCCGCGCTCGGCGCCATCCTGATCAAGGCCGAGACCGACCTCGTCGGCGTCGCCCGCCACCAGGCGGGCAAGCCGCCGGTCCAGGAGGCCGCCGCCGAGATGCGCACCTCCGGCATGGCGCTGGCCCGCCGGGCCGCCGCCGCCCTCAAGTTCCACCGGCTGATCCTCGGCATCGAGGCGTCCCTGCTGATCCTGGTCCTCGCGATCGCCGACCAGGCGCGCGGTGACCTGTTCTTCTCCCGGCTGGGTGTCGCGGTCCTCGCCGGCATCGCCCTGCTGCAGACCCTGCTGCACCTGGTGTCCATCCTCGCCTCCAGTAGGCTGAAGTGA